CCCGGTGAGCTCCAGATCGACATCGGTGGGCGGCATCGTGAAGCCCTTCACCGCGGCGCGGACGGCCCACATCCGCGGCCGGTAGGCCAGCGGCACGAAGCCGGCGTCGGCAGCCACCGCGTCGTAGAGCTCCTGGTAGGCCGCGGCACGGGCGGCGGAGTCGCGGGCGAACAGCGCCTTGTCGACCGACTTCTCGACGGCCGGGGTCGCCCAGAGCGGGGCGCGCGCTTCGGAGGTGAACAGGGACACGATCGAGCTGGAGGGGTCGTACGGCGCGCCGAGGCCTTCGAAGAAGGTCAGGTCGTAGGTGCCCTCCGCCCGCTCGTCGTAGTACGCGGCGGCGTCGACCGGGGAGATCTCGACGGCGATACCGACCTCCTTGAGTGCCGCGGCGATCGCCTCGGCCATCGTGCGGGGGTCAAGTTGTCCCGCGGCCGGCTTGGCGGGGACGAGCAGCTTGAGGGAGAGCTTCTTGCCGTTCTTGACCCGGCTGTCGCCGTCGAGCGTGTACCCGGCGGCCTCCAGCGTGCTGCGGGCGCCCGCCTGGTCGAAGTACAGCGGCAGGTCGGCTCCGGAGTCGGGCACCTCCGGGGGGAACACCCGCCGCGCCAGCTCGCCATAGCCCTGGAACAGCGCGCCGACCAGGGACGTGGTGTCGATGGCCTGACGCACCGCCTCGCGCACGGCCCGGTCACCGGCCGGCCCCTCGGGGTTGAACCCGAGCATGATCGAGACGTCTGAGGCGCCGGTGAGCAACCTGACGTCACCGCGCTCGCTCAGCGACCTGGCCTCCAACGGGGTGATCGGGGCCAGGTACGAGCCACCGATGAGGTCGATCTCGCCGTTGGCGAGCGCGTCGACGCGCGCCTGGGAATCGGGGATGACCTTGAACTCAAGCCGCTCCAGCTGAGGCTTGGTCCCCCAGTAGCCGTCGTTGCGGGCCAGCGCCGCACCGGTGGCGGAGTTCGACACCAGCTTCCACGGCCCGGTGCCGACGGGGGTCGTGAACTCGCCTCCGGTGGCCGCGGACTTCGGGCTGAGCAGCCGCACCGGCCGCACGATCGACATCTCCTGCAGCAGCGGCTCGTACGGCTCCGACAGCGTCAGCCGGACGGTATCGGAGTCCGGGGTGTCCACGGCGGAGATGACCTGCGAGGCCCGGAAAAAGGTGAACTTCTTGTTGCCCACCCACCGCTCGAAGTTCCACTTGACGGCGGCGGAGTCCAGCGGTGTCCCGTCGGTGAAGCGGACGCCGTCGCGCAGGTCGAAGGTGACCTGCCGGCCGTCCTCGGCGACGGTCCACGACTCCGCGAGACCCGGCTCCAGCTTGCCGCCCTTGGTGTAGGTGACAAGCGGCTCGTAGATCGCGTCGAGCAGCAGGAAGTTGCCGGTGAAGGCGTGCGGGTCCAGGGCGCCGGACTCCTCGCTCAGGCCGATACGCAGCACCGGGGTGGCGGGGGCTTTCTCATTGGTATCGGAGGCGTCGGAGGCGCACGCACCGATCAGCATGATCGAGGCGACGAGGATGGTAGAGAGGCGCAATCTTGACACGAACACTCCGGGCAGGTGATAGCCGTCGACAAGGGGGCGATCGATCGCTCCCCTCCTCAGGTAGTCGGAGGCGTCGCACGGTTGGTTCCCCGAGTTCGCGATCGATTCACGCCGCCTGGGGCTTATCGACCGTCTCCGCCGTCCCGGCCTTCTCGGTGGGCCGTCCGGCTGCCGGGATGTCGTTCGTGACCCCTACGGCGTCGGCGCTGCGCGTGCCGCGAGCCGTCGTCTTCGCGACGATGTGCCTCGTGGCCTCCGCGGGCGGCCACGCCCTGGCAGGGGACGGCCTGATCCCGCCGCACCTGGCCGTTCTCGGCGCTCTGATCGCCTTCTGCGTGGCCTATCTCATAACGTCCCACAGCGAATCCCGGACGAACCTAGGGCTGAGCGGATGTCAATTCCACAGATCCCTGAGCGGCCGGGGACGCCGTGCGGCGGGCGCGGATCCACAGCAGCAGGGCCAGCATGACGGTGAAGGCGGTCCACGCCACGTAGATCCCGGGCAGGCCGAGGCCGAGGGTCAGCCCGAGGAGCCAGCTCAGCGGGATCAGGACCAGGTAGTCGCCGACGACGTTCGCGACCATCACCGACCGGGTGTCGCCGTGGGCGCGCAGGAAGCTGCCGTACGCCATCGCCCACACCATCGGCGCCAGGCTGAGCAGCGCCAGGGGCGCCACCTGCCAGGCCAGCGCGACGACCTCGGCGGAGGCGGTGAACAATCCCAGCAGGGCCGTTCCGCCGAGGAGGACCAGCGCGGCCGGGACCGCGTACACGATCAGCAGCAGCCGGATTCCGATGCTGCGCCACCGTTCGGCGGCGGCCCGGTGGCCGGCGCCGGCCTCGTGTCCGGCGAGGATGGCGATGGACGAGGACGCCGAGGCCATCACGGTGAAGACGATGAGCAGCAGGTTGT
This region of Streptosporangium sp. NBC_01495 genomic DNA includes:
- a CDS encoding ABC transporter substrate-binding protein, whose protein sequence is MSRLRLSTILVASIMLIGACASDASDTNEKAPATPVLRIGLSEESGALDPHAFTGNFLLLDAIYEPLVTYTKGGKLEPGLAESWTVAEDGRQVTFDLRDGVRFTDGTPLDSAAVKWNFERWVGNKKFTFFRASQVISAVDTPDSDTVRLTLSEPYEPLLQEMSIVRPVRLLSPKSAATGGEFTTPVGTGPWKLVSNSATGAALARNDGYWGTKPQLERLEFKVIPDSQARVDALANGEIDLIGGSYLAPITPLEARSLSERGDVRLLTGASDVSIMLGFNPEGPAGDRAVREAVRQAIDTTSLVGALFQGYGELARRVFPPEVPDSGADLPLYFDQAGARSTLEAAGYTLDGDSRVKNGKKLSLKLLVPAKPAAGQLDPRTMAEAIAAALKEVGIAVEISPVDAAAYYDERAEGTYDLTFFEGLGAPYDPSSSIVSLFTSEARAPLWATPAVEKSVDKALFARDSAARAAAYQELYDAVAADAGFVPLAYRPRMWAVRAAVKGFTMPPTDVDLELTGVTVE